A single genomic interval of Rosistilla ulvae harbors:
- a CDS encoding metallophosphoesterase family protein encodes MTGESFRFIHASDFHLERPLGDLDEVPQHLREAMAGAAWKAAATVFETAVLENVDFVLLSGDLFHPITAGPRGMAMLVEQFEQLHQQNIQVFWTTGQVDDLAKLGDGLALPPNVTVFPRDRSEQAYVRRAGDTIAVVVGRSNDGRSGLHVPSFRHDPVEEFTIALGYGTSDATALAEGRFDYWALGGEHQRRTLDGAAGVGASYCGSPQGRSLSETGAHGFHLVDIDADGSSRVHFIESDSFRYVNVELGGADLGTASDLRSLLSQRIARLQHEHGDRHLLVGWEIHLGADSPMGAGDPTELLSWLRREFGHGSPAAWSVKLDVIAPPQFPQSWLEEDTILGDFLRAAGTHRKTGGRDLQLASLTEEHPGLAPAMEAALVEADPASRAATLDHATLLGVELLRGGKPRLATVGDGKEYR; translated from the coding sequence ATGACTGGCGAATCCTTTCGATTTATACATGCCAGCGACTTTCATCTGGAACGTCCTTTGGGCGACCTAGACGAAGTCCCACAGCACTTGCGCGAAGCGATGGCGGGTGCGGCATGGAAGGCGGCCGCGACGGTCTTCGAAACCGCGGTTCTCGAAAACGTCGACTTTGTGTTGCTCTCGGGCGACCTGTTCCATCCGATTACCGCCGGTCCCCGTGGGATGGCGATGCTGGTCGAACAGTTTGAACAGCTGCATCAACAGAACATTCAGGTCTTCTGGACGACAGGGCAAGTCGACGATCTCGCCAAGCTAGGCGACGGATTGGCTCTGCCCCCAAACGTGACTGTCTTCCCCAGGGATCGATCCGAACAAGCGTACGTGCGTCGCGCCGGCGATACGATTGCCGTCGTCGTCGGTCGCAGCAACGACGGACGCAGTGGTCTGCACGTCCCTAGTTTCCGGCACGATCCGGTCGAAGAGTTCACGATCGCGTTGGGCTACGGCACCAGCGACGCAACCGCATTGGCCGAAGGCCGCTTCGATTACTGGGCTCTCGGTGGCGAACATCAACGCCGCACTTTGGACGGTGCCGCGGGCGTCGGTGCAAGCTATTGTGGTTCGCCGCAAGGACGCAGCCTCAGCGAAACCGGAGCCCACGGGTTCCACTTGGTCGACATCGATGCCGATGGCAGCAGCCGCGTTCACTTCATCGAATCGGACAGCTTCCGTTACGTGAACGTCGAACTCGGCGGGGCGGACCTAGGGACCGCTAGCGATTTGCGAAGCCTGCTGTCGCAACGGATCGCTCGCTTGCAGCACGAACATGGCGACCGGCATTTGTTGGTCGGCTGGGAAATTCACTTGGGAGCCGATTCGCCGATGGGCGCCGGCGACCCGACAGAACTGCTGTCGTGGTTGCGTCGCGAATTCGGACACGGCAGCCCGGCAGCTTGGTCGGTGAAACTGGACGTGATAGCTCCGCCACAGTTTCCCCAATCGTGGCTCGAAGAGGATACGATCTTAGGTGACTTCCTGCGAGCTGCAGGAACTCACCGTAAAACAGGCGGGCGCGACCTACAATTGGCGTCATTGACCGAAGAACATCCGGGATTGGCACCCGCTATGGAAGCCGCGTTGGTCGAGGCAGATCCTGCCAGCCGCGCAGCGACTTTGGACCACGCGACGCTGTTGGGGGTGGAATTGCTGCGTGGCGGCAAACCGCGGCTCGCGACGGTTGGTGACGGCAAAGAGTATCGATAG
- a CDS encoding Na/Pi symporter — translation MDIAVPEEASEAASNQSAWRQWLMVAGLVYVLICAVGLIGSGFKTATGSQAKEMFEFATNPFAGLVVGTVATALIQSSSTVTSIIVGLVAGGLPVSVAVPMVMGANIGTSITNTIVSLGHVREKKEFARAFSAATVHDFFNLLSVVIFLPLEMATGFLEKIGSALAGIFVVGDASMGGLNFVKAATAPVVNFFKQSVEGMGTTGGGIALILAGIVLIFLSIHYVGKLLKTLMVGKAKELMHAAIGKGPVSGIFSGTLVTVLVQSSSTTTSLMVPLAGSGAFGLKQIYPFTLGANIGTCITALLAATAVDGNAAAALQIAFIHLTYNVLGVLFIYGVPMLRYLPVKAAEWLGETASENKLVALAYILSVFFVIPGMCLGVTSML, via the coding sequence ATGGACATTGCAGTACCGGAAGAAGCTTCCGAAGCGGCGTCGAATCAGAGCGCTTGGCGTCAGTGGCTGATGGTCGCCGGACTTGTCTATGTGCTGATCTGCGCTGTTGGTTTGATCGGGTCGGGGTTCAAGACCGCGACGGGCAGCCAAGCGAAAGAGATGTTCGAATTCGCCACCAATCCGTTTGCAGGCCTTGTGGTCGGAACCGTCGCCACCGCGTTGATCCAATCCTCCTCGACGGTGACCTCGATCATCGTAGGCTTGGTTGCCGGTGGCCTGCCCGTGTCGGTCGCCGTGCCGATGGTGATGGGAGCGAACATTGGAACATCGATCACCAACACGATCGTTTCGCTTGGGCATGTCCGCGAGAAGAAGGAATTTGCCCGCGCGTTTTCGGCGGCGACGGTGCATGATTTCTTCAATCTATTGTCGGTGGTGATCTTCCTGCCGTTGGAGATGGCTACCGGGTTCCTGGAAAAGATCGGCAGCGCATTGGCGGGCATCTTTGTCGTTGGCGATGCCTCGATGGGAGGCCTGAATTTCGTCAAAGCTGCGACGGCGCCGGTCGTTAACTTCTTCAAACAGAGCGTGGAAGGGATGGGGACGACCGGCGGCGGGATCGCCCTGATTCTGGCCGGGATCGTGCTGATCTTTCTTTCGATTCATTACGTCGGCAAGCTGTTGAAGACGTTGATGGTTGGCAAAGCCAAGGAATTGATGCATGCGGCGATCGGCAAGGGGCCCGTTTCGGGAATCTTCTCCGGCACGCTGGTGACCGTTCTTGTGCAGTCCTCCTCGACGACGACTTCGTTGATGGTGCCCCTAGCAGGGTCGGGCGCCTTTGGGCTGAAACAGATCTATCCGTTTACGCTGGGGGCAAACATTGGAACGTGCATCACTGCGCTGTTGGCCGCGACGGCGGTCGATGGGAATGCGGCGGCGGCGCTTCAGATCGCCTTCATCCACTTGACCTACAACGTCCTGGGCGTGCTGTTCATCTATGGGGTGCCGATGCTGCGGTATCTACCGGTCAAGGCGGCAGAGTGGCTTGGCGAAACGGCGTCGGAGAACAAGTTGGTCGCGTTGGCCTACATCTTGAGCGTTTTCTTTGTCATCCCCGGCATGTGCTTGGGTGTCACCAGCATGTTGTAG
- a CDS encoding SpoVG family protein has translation MDITEVRVKLMENSEDRLRAFCSITFDSCFVIRDLKIIDGTNGPFVAMPSRKLTGHCNRCGHKNYLRAPFCNQCGTKQRGGNGDNDGPQKLYADVAHPINSECREQIQRHVIEEFELELQRAQQPGYRSRYDDDFDNEDVAAAAAPQASEVPAKLPPPAPHFHQRPSGEASSPRGGKDNDDSFGAGVF, from the coding sequence GTGGATATCACCGAAGTACGCGTCAAGCTGATGGAAAACTCAGAGGATCGATTGCGGGCGTTTTGCTCGATCACCTTCGATTCCTGTTTTGTCATCCGCGATTTGAAAATCATCGACGGCACCAACGGGCCATTTGTCGCGATGCCCAGCCGTAAACTGACAGGTCACTGCAACCGATGTGGCCACAAGAATTACCTGCGAGCCCCGTTCTGCAATCAATGCGGAACCAAACAGCGTGGTGGCAATGGCGACAACGACGGGCCTCAGAAACTGTACGCCGACGTCGCCCATCCGATCAATTCGGAATGCCGCGAACAGATCCAACGGCACGTGATCGAAGAGTTCGAATTGGAACTGCAACGCGCCCAACAGCCCGGTTACCGATCTCGTTACGACGACGATTTTGACAACGAAGATGTCGCCGCGGCCGCTGCCCCCCAAGCCTCCGAAGTGCCAGCCAAGCTTCCGCCTCCGGCGCCTCATTTCCACCAACGTCCCAGCGGGGAAGCCAGCTCACCGCGAGGCGGGAAAGACAACGACGACAGCTTTGGCGCCGGCGTTTTCTAA
- the ispE gene encoding 4-(cytidine 5'-diphospho)-2-C-methyl-D-erythritol kinase, translating to MHANQPPAVEINTPAKLNLFLELLDRRADGFHELETVMVAINRFDRIRVALSDTDDVRVECGWLPHQAAVVERYRGSQAVATLPRSQDNLVTRALEQFRQRFSIADGFRATIAKTIPAGAGMGGASSDAAGALRAAAQLCQIDQHDQRLLQLAGELGSDIPFFFGSPQGSMSAAIATGRGEQIDPVSIGGKLHFVVVHPPESVSTAEVYRRCQVPSRPSSAAAMLAALVGGRGTQIASQLLNRLSEPARATSEWIDRVLSAIARTPVLGYQVTGSGSACFGVCPNAAVASRIAHNLQAAGIGSAFAAHSVCIASPTRDLG from the coding sequence ATGCATGCGAACCAACCCCCAGCGGTTGAGATCAATACCCCCGCCAAGCTGAACCTGTTTCTTGAGCTGCTGGACCGTCGCGCCGACGGTTTTCATGAACTCGAAACGGTGATGGTCGCGATCAATCGCTTCGATCGCATTCGTGTAGCCCTTTCCGATACCGATGATGTACGCGTCGAATGCGGTTGGCTGCCACATCAAGCGGCCGTCGTCGAGCGCTATCGAGGTTCACAGGCCGTCGCCACGCTCCCTCGCTCGCAAGACAATCTCGTGACCCGAGCTCTGGAACAATTCCGCCAACGGTTTTCCATCGCCGACGGTTTTCGCGCGACGATCGCCAAGACGATCCCGGCGGGAGCGGGGATGGGCGGCGCCAGCAGCGATGCAGCCGGCGCCTTGCGAGCCGCCGCTCAGTTGTGCCAGATCGACCAGCATGACCAACGCCTGTTGCAGCTTGCGGGAGAACTAGGGAGCGACATTCCGTTCTTCTTTGGTTCGCCGCAGGGGTCGATGTCCGCGGCGATCGCGACAGGACGTGGCGAACAGATCGATCCGGTTTCGATCGGCGGCAAGCTGCACTTTGTCGTCGTCCATCCGCCGGAAAGCGTTTCGACGGCGGAGGTCTATCGCCGCTGCCAAGTTCCCTCGCGCCCCAGCTCCGCTGCAGCGATGCTCGCCGCGCTCGTCGGGGGACGTGGCACTCAGATCGCATCCCAGTTATTGAATCGGTTGTCGGAGCCCGCTCGCGCGACCAGCGAGTGGATCGACCGCGTTCTTTCGGCGATCGCTCGAACGCCCGTCTTGGGATATCAGGTGACCGGCAGCGGATCAGCATGTTTTGGCGTCTGCCCCAACGCGGCGGTCGCATCGAGAATCGCTCACAACCTACAAGCCGCCGGCATCGGCAGCGCTTTTGCAGCGCATTCGGTTTGCATTGCCAGCCCCACGCGGGATTTGGGATAA
- a CDS encoding DMT family transporter, with product MLAPVQPSDRRRAIVALVLVNSMWGLSFPMMKCLNMQVDEHFSVTQLTASPMLRSSAAAWMIGIRFTAAMLLYLLFFHRTLRQVQMPHLLAGAAIGAMFVMGLILQVIGLGTIPASRSGFLTSLVVVVTPIISAIAQRRMPRPTVIAGAMLALFGVAVLAEVIQLRDGRIGFAADMRQTWTTGDWLTLLSVFFFSGQILLLDQLGKRYHSIAFTPSMFATTALLAFCTFAWLQFHVPESAVGGWTSLAVKPSFYLMLILLCSIPSLIAFAWMNKYQPMISAGQAAVIYTLEPVFASLWAMTLPATLSLCCTVAYANETFSTPLVIGGALVLAANALALWPQRRGGPH from the coding sequence ATGCTAGCCCCCGTCCAACCGAGCGATCGTCGACGTGCCATCGTCGCACTGGTGCTGGTCAACAGCATGTGGGGACTTTCGTTTCCGATGATGAAGTGCTTGAACATGCAGGTCGATGAGCACTTCTCGGTAACACAGCTGACCGCATCGCCGATGCTGCGATCCTCTGCGGCAGCCTGGATGATCGGAATCCGGTTTACCGCCGCGATGCTTCTCTATTTGCTCTTCTTCCACCGCACGCTTCGCCAGGTGCAGATGCCGCATCTCCTGGCCGGCGCCGCGATCGGGGCGATGTTTGTGATGGGGCTGATCTTGCAAGTCATCGGCCTGGGGACGATCCCCGCCTCGCGCAGCGGTTTCCTTACCAGCCTGGTGGTCGTGGTGACCCCGATCATTTCGGCGATCGCCCAGCGGCGGATGCCGCGGCCGACGGTGATCGCCGGAGCGATGTTGGCCCTGTTCGGGGTAGCCGTCCTGGCGGAAGTGATCCAATTGCGCGACGGGCGAATCGGTTTCGCCGCCGACATGCGGCAGACCTGGACCACCGGCGACTGGTTGACCCTGCTTTCAGTCTTCTTTTTCAGCGGCCAGATCCTGCTGTTGGATCAACTGGGCAAACGCTACCACTCGATCGCCTTTACCCCCAGTATGTTTGCCACCACGGCACTGCTCGCCTTTTGCACATTCGCTTGGCTGCAATTCCACGTCCCCGAATCAGCCGTTGGCGGTTGGACGTCGCTGGCCGTCAAACCCTCCTTCTATTTAATGTTGATCCTGCTCTGCTCGATCCCGTCGCTGATCGCTTTCGCTTGGATGAACAAGTACCAACCGATGATTTCGGCGGGGCAGGCGGCCGTGATCTACACCCTTGAGCCCGTCTTTGCATCGTTGTGGGCGATGACGCTTCCCGCAACGCTCAGCCTCTGCTGCACCGTCGCCTACGCTAACGAAACGTTCAGCACGCCCCTGGTAATCGGGGGGGCCTTGGTCCTAGCCGCCAACGCGTTGGCGCTGTGGCCACAACGCAGGGGCGGCCCCCATTGA
- the fliG gene encoding flagellar motor switch protein FliG, with product MEKSKFETSLRRCAVLLMSLSTKAATIVMSRLTTAQVEAISLEIARMESVGGTEQEEVMHEFMGTKTSALNVSCGGLNLAKELIRQSMGNDADPVIQRIEQSIEQKPFAFVRRIEPRNLIQFVQDEHPQTIALILSHLPEGYCAEVLSGLDPEKQLEVIQRIAVVGSADTLAMADLERGLEMRLASLVNGTNLHVGGVEHVAGILNVSERSVERTIMEALAEDEPELVDEIRHLMFVFEDIAKMGDKDIQSLLKNVEASKWACALKGCSEPLVNKVMKNMSSRAADNLREEMGFLGAVRLSDVEAAQQGIVDMVRTLEDAGEISRPTGEEEEEFVS from the coding sequence TTGGAAAAATCGAAGTTCGAAACCAGTTTGCGACGCTGTGCTGTCTTATTGATGAGCCTGTCGACCAAGGCGGCCACGATCGTGATGTCGCGTCTGACGACAGCACAGGTCGAAGCGATCAGTCTAGAGATCGCGCGGATGGAATCGGTCGGCGGGACCGAGCAAGAGGAGGTGATGCATGAGTTTATGGGAACCAAGACCAGCGCGCTGAATGTCAGCTGCGGCGGCTTGAATCTCGCCAAGGAACTAATTCGCCAATCGATGGGGAACGACGCCGATCCGGTAATCCAACGGATCGAACAATCGATCGAACAGAAACCGTTCGCCTTTGTCCGCCGGATCGAACCGCGAAATCTGATCCAGTTTGTTCAAGACGAACATCCGCAGACGATCGCGCTGATCCTGAGCCATCTGCCCGAAGGCTATTGCGCCGAAGTCTTGTCGGGGCTGGATCCCGAAAAGCAGTTGGAGGTGATCCAACGGATCGCTGTCGTGGGAAGCGCCGACACGTTGGCGATGGCCGATCTGGAACGCGGCCTGGAGATGCGATTGGCTAGTTTGGTCAACGGAACCAATCTACATGTCGGCGGCGTCGAACACGTGGCAGGAATCTTGAACGTCTCCGAACGCTCGGTCGAACGGACGATCATGGAAGCGCTGGCCGAAGATGAGCCGGAACTTGTCGACGAGATCCGGCACCTGATGTTCGTCTTCGAAGATATCGCCAAGATGGGCGACAAGGACATCCAGTCGCTGTTAAAGAATGTCGAAGCGAGCAAGTGGGCTTGCGCGTTGAAGGGTTGCAGCGAGCCGTTGGTCAACAAGGTGATGAAGAACATGAGTTCCCGCGCGGCAGACAACCTCCGCGAAGAGATGGGCTTCCTGGGCGCCGTCCGCTTGTCCGATGTCGAAGCGGCGCAGCAAGGGATCGTCGATATGGTCCGCACGCTCGAAGACGCCGGCGAGATCTCGCGACCGACCGGCGAAGAAGAGGAGGAGTTTGTCAGCTAG
- a CDS encoding DUF4974 domain-containing protein produces the protein MKSVSIVRLAVAGFMIAALADVGLAQSKPAIRPSTSPSEVPPSRNAPDPFQKQVPFTTVAQPPAGSQNASKPMRADNSETRSRSAAVERIEEALARPVPAKFHDEPFGNVVKILADKAGIPIRIDRRALEDLGLTADIAVTTAIDQASLEGALSIILRDLDLTHTITNEHLVITSVEAAESQLITRIYWAGETGLQADRNSVEMIVAIVTPGTWEELGGPSVIRLIETETGSANAFVVTTTYVTHRKLQQLLDMIAASSEEKVIAMEMKSPAPTP, from the coding sequence ATGAAATCAGTATCAATCGTCCGACTGGCTGTCGCCGGCTTTATGATCGCCGCCTTGGCAGACGTCGGCCTGGCTCAATCGAAACCAGCGATCCGCCCAAGCACCAGCCCATCTGAGGTACCGCCTTCGAGGAATGCCCCCGATCCGTTTCAGAAACAAGTCCCCTTCACAACCGTTGCTCAACCGCCTGCCGGGTCGCAAAATGCGTCGAAGCCGATGCGGGCCGATAACTCGGAGACCAGGAGCAGATCTGCGGCGGTCGAGAGAATCGAAGAAGCGTTGGCCCGCCCCGTCCCTGCCAAATTCCACGACGAACCGTTTGGAAATGTTGTCAAGATCCTCGCCGACAAGGCGGGGATCCCGATTCGCATCGATCGTCGCGCGCTGGAAGATCTAGGGCTAACAGCAGACATTGCGGTAACCACGGCGATCGATCAGGCCAGCCTTGAAGGGGCCCTGTCGATCATTTTACGTGACCTCGACCTGACGCATACGATTACAAACGAGCACCTTGTCATCACCAGCGTGGAGGCCGCCGAATCGCAGCTGATCACGCGGATCTATTGGGCGGGGGAGACCGGGCTGCAGGCAGATCGCAATTCGGTCGAGATGATTGTCGCGATCGTCACCCCCGGGACATGGGAGGAACTTGGCGGCCCCAGCGTAATTCGGCTGATCGAAACCGAAACGGGTTCGGCGAATGCATTTGTTGTCACGACGACGTACGTCACTCATCGAAAGCTGCAGCAACTGTTGGACATGATCGCCGCAAGCTCCGAGGAAAAAGTGATCGCGATGGAGATGAAATCTCCTGCACCGACACCCTAG
- a CDS encoding leucine-rich repeat domain-containing protein: MVQAYSPTRFSIPSWPAWVQMIVACFAGSLAGGYMAAKVAVSRSDESIRQQMEMRSIDRFVSLGGEVLRDGDKLSSVGMPVLQGLGFYTIRSANDVRQAILYGGTLPGITQLHFAPFGVNRVGAGVTDGDVLRFANRNFKNVEYLDLSNCRIEDASVIQPMVNLKRLRLANNPLTKNGVESLNLLDSVVELWIGWPDRTISPDSMYRSAELRKTLVKALTEMDKLQKVHLYDDIQLTQSEKTQLGQLELVKAYMN; this comes from the coding sequence ATGGTTCAAGCTTACAGTCCCACTCGTTTTTCGATTCCTTCTTGGCCTGCCTGGGTGCAGATGATTGTCGCCTGTTTTGCCGGATCGCTGGCGGGGGGATATATGGCCGCAAAGGTTGCTGTTTCGCGGAGCGATGAATCGATTCGCCAGCAGATGGAGATGCGATCGATCGATCGTTTTGTCTCTTTAGGGGGCGAAGTACTGCGCGACGGCGACAAATTGAGCTCCGTGGGGATGCCAGTACTGCAAGGGCTCGGGTTCTACACGATTCGCTCGGCCAACGATGTCCGCCAGGCGATTTTGTATGGCGGAACGCTGCCGGGAATTACACAGTTGCACTTTGCACCGTTTGGTGTGAACCGCGTCGGCGCCGGGGTTACCGATGGCGACGTCTTGCGTTTTGCCAACCGGAACTTCAAAAATGTCGAATACCTCGACCTTTCCAACTGCCGTATCGAGGACGCTTCGGTGATCCAACCGATGGTCAACCTGAAGCGATTGCGGCTGGCCAACAACCCACTGACGAAAAATGGTGTCGAGTCGTTGAACTTGTTGGATTCGGTTGTCGAGTTGTGGATTGGTTGGCCCGATCGAACGATTAGCCCCGACAGCATGTACCGCAGCGCCGAGCTGCGAAAGACGCTCGTTAAAGCGTTGACCGAGATGGACAAGCTGCAGAAGGTGCATCTGTATGATGACATACAACTGACGCAGTCTGAAAAGACTCAGTTAGGTCAACTGGAGTTGGTCAAAGCCTATATGAATTAG
- a CDS encoding PVC-type heme-binding CxxCH protein: MRLSLLIIVLVSALSASAAEVKLEKGDHICLIGNELGERMQHHNYWESLLHQSFPQHELTVRNLCFPGDEPMDRIRSKNFGDPDSHLTHSKASVVMMFFGFNESFAGEEGLAEFTDQMTQLVNETKAKDYSGNGAPKIILVSPIAFEKTGDKNLPDGSQHNPRLEMYTAALADVAKQTEVGFVDLFHPSQKLFESHDERLTLNGSHLNEKGYQALAPAFVSAMGGSDAAEIKPELKAEVDDKNFHWWHRYRAVNGFSIYGDRGLAGQDGTRTYNNRDVMERERAILDQMTANRDARIWAIAQGGSVPAEVDDSNTLPFINVTTNVGGADDVNKKRGKLGSLDYHTAAEQQKMFELADGLQIELFASEEQFPELANPVSLQFDNKGRLWVSTMASYPHWQPKSKLDDKLLILEDVDNDGKADECKVFAGGLHQPTGFELGKGGAFIAQQPDILFAQDLDGDDAADTVIRKLAGFCSADSHHGISAFEWGPGGNLYFEEGTFKYSQVESPYGLNRLHEGGIWQYHPVTERFGVHVSVAFSNPWGHVFDRWGQNFIGDASPGFSYWAAPISGKIQYPMKHPGGSQHRRVAKLETSDGIAGGDPKFALPTLYPKRTRPLGGCAMISSRHFPDEWQGNFLVTNCIGDRAVLNHKITEDGSGFVGVEVEKIVEGKDGNFRPVDLQIAPDGSLYIVDWHNALIGHLQHNLRDPSRDHSHGRIWRITHKTRPLVEPANIAGQPIAALLDLLKLPEDRTRYRVRRELAEQDPAEVVAAVNEWTKNLDPSDADYDHHLTEALWVCQTHHAIQTELLGQVLNAKDHRARAAATRVVSFWADDLDSPIELLTPRINDEHPRVRLEAVRALSFLSGDEAAELALEVLNHDVDDALQYTLEETLRQLEQ; the protein is encoded by the coding sequence ATGAGATTGTCGTTGTTAATAATCGTCTTGGTGTCCGCACTCTCCGCCTCTGCGGCGGAGGTCAAGCTGGAGAAGGGGGATCACATCTGCCTGATCGGCAACGAGTTGGGCGAGCGGATGCAGCACCATAATTATTGGGAATCGCTGCTGCACCAAAGCTTCCCCCAGCACGAACTGACCGTTCGCAACCTCTGCTTCCCCGGCGATGAGCCGATGGATCGGATCCGTTCGAAGAACTTTGGCGATCCCGATTCGCATCTGACCCACAGCAAAGCGTCGGTCGTGATGATGTTCTTCGGTTTCAACGAATCGTTTGCCGGTGAAGAGGGACTGGCGGAGTTCACCGACCAGATGACTCAATTGGTCAACGAGACCAAGGCGAAGGACTACAGCGGCAACGGGGCGCCAAAGATCATCCTCGTTTCGCCGATCGCGTTCGAGAAGACCGGCGACAAGAACCTTCCCGACGGCAGCCAGCACAATCCGCGGTTGGAGATGTACACCGCGGCCTTAGCCGATGTTGCGAAGCAGACCGAGGTGGGATTTGTCGATCTGTTTCATCCGTCGCAAAAACTGTTCGAATCGCACGACGAAAGGCTCACGCTCAACGGTTCGCATCTAAACGAAAAGGGCTACCAAGCGTTGGCTCCCGCGTTTGTCAGCGCGATGGGAGGCAGCGATGCCGCCGAGATCAAACCCGAACTGAAGGCGGAAGTCGACGACAAGAACTTTCATTGGTGGCACCGCTATCGCGCCGTCAACGGATTTTCGATCTACGGCGACCGCGGTTTGGCGGGCCAAGACGGCACGCGAACCTACAACAATCGCGACGTCATGGAACGCGAGCGGGCAATCCTGGATCAGATGACCGCCAACCGAGATGCTCGGATCTGGGCGATCGCTCAGGGCGGCAGCGTCCCTGCGGAAGTCGACGACAGCAACACGCTGCCGTTTATCAACGTGACGACTAATGTTGGTGGCGCCGACGATGTAAACAAGAAGCGGGGCAAGTTGGGATCGTTGGATTACCACACCGCCGCCGAACAGCAGAAGATGTTCGAATTGGCTGATGGGCTGCAGATCGAACTGTTCGCCTCCGAAGAACAGTTCCCCGAACTTGCCAATCCGGTCTCGTTGCAGTTCGACAACAAGGGGCGACTGTGGGTCTCGACGATGGCCTCGTATCCGCACTGGCAACCCAAGAGCAAACTGGACGACAAGCTGCTGATCTTGGAAGATGTCGATAACGACGGCAAGGCGGACGAGTGCAAGGTCTTTGCCGGCGGCTTGCACCAGCCGACTGGATTCGAGCTGGGCAAGGGAGGCGCTTTTATCGCCCAACAGCCTGACATTTTGTTCGCTCAAGATCTCGATGGTGATGATGCCGCCGACACCGTGATTCGCAAACTGGCGGGCTTCTGTTCGGCCGACTCGCACCACGGCATCTCCGCATTCGAATGGGGCCCCGGTGGGAACCTCTACTTCGAAGAGGGAACCTTTAAATACTCGCAGGTCGAAAGTCCTTATGGCCTGAATCGTTTGCACGAAGGGGGCATTTGGCAATATCACCCCGTGACCGAGCGGTTTGGTGTGCACGTTAGCGTCGCCTTCTCGAACCCTTGGGGACACGTCTTCGACCGCTGGGGCCAGAACTTCATCGGCGATGCGTCCCCCGGCTTCAGCTACTGGGCTGCACCGATTTCGGGCAAGATTCAATACCCGATGAAACACCCTGGCGGATCGCAGCATCGCCGCGTGGCGAAACTGGAAACCAGCGACGGAATCGCCGGTGGCGATCCCAAGTTCGCGCTGCCGACGCTGTATCCAAAGCGAACGCGTCCGCTGGGCGGATGTGCGATGATCTCCAGCCGTCACTTTCCCGATGAATGGCAGGGCAACTTCCTTGTCACCAACTGCATCGGCGATCGAGCGGTTTTGAATCACAAGATCACCGAAGACGGTTCGGGTTTTGTCGGCGTTGAAGTCGAAAAAATCGTCGAAGGCAAAGATGGCAACTTCCGCCCCGTCGACTTGCAGATCGCCCCCGATGGCTCGCTGTACATCGTCGATTGGCACAATGCGTTGATCGGACACCTGCAGCACAACCTGCGTGATCCAAGCCGCGACCACAGCCATGGCCGAATCTGGCGGATCACGCACAAGACGCGTCCGTTGGTCGAACCGGCGAATATCGCGGGCCAGCCGATTGCGGCGCTGTTGGATCTGCTGAAGCTGCCCGAAGATCGCACTCGCTATCGCGTGCGACGTGAACTAGCCGAGCAGGATCCAGCCGAGGTCGTTGCGGCGGTAAACGAGTGGACCAAAAACTTGGACCCATCGGACGCCGACTACGATCACCATCTGACCGAAGCGTTGTGGGTTTGCCAAACGCATCATGCGATCCAGACCGAACTGTTGGGCCAAGTCTTGAACGCCAAGGACCACCGTGCGAGAGCCGCTGCGACACGCGTCGTTTCGTTCTGGGCCGATGATCTCGACAGCCCGATCGAATTGTTGACCCCACGGATCAACGACGAACATCCACGCGTCCGCTTGGAAGCGGTCCGAGCGCTCAGTTTCCTCAGTGGCGATGAAGCTGCCGAACTGGCATTGGAAGTACTGAACCACGACGTCGACGATGCGTTGCAGTACACGTTGGAAGAAACGCTGCGTCAGTTGGAACAATAA